Proteins encoded together in one Anaerotignum propionicum DSM 1682 window:
- a CDS encoding family 10 glycosylhydrolase — protein sequence MKKWLKKFRAALLTVTVLAGNVNCVTAFAADSKDFRGVWISTVYSADYPSVQNNINGQKAEFTQKLDKLKAIGVNAVVVQVRPKGDAFYESDLNPWSAVLTGVQGKDPGYDPMKFMIDETHKRGMEFHAWMNPYRITTSGTDLAALSSDNMARMHPDWIITYNGAMYYNPAKTEVKEYIRDTVGEVVKNYNVDAIHFDDYFYPTNYPLAEGQTRDGTEANGRRQHVNDMVRMVSEKIKETNPKVQFGISPLGIWKNNSSDPSGSATNGGEGYYSVYGDAKTWVEKGWIDYITPQLYWEQGNAYADYQTLVKWWSDFVKNTGVTLYIGQGIYKDVVAKEIAEQLKVNEGYNVSGSIFFSARDLFDDRQGAATALKKYYSAVTPTQPTKPESPTIIEKKKAYATKASITVNGAPAAFEVYTINDYTYFKLRDIANSISGTAKQFDTVWNDEDASINLLTGLSYSGTTGTSALAKDTTAITSTAKLFLDGNQENVSAFTINDYTYYKLRDVAKLLDVGVTWDEKTSTIGIDTTKSYK from the coding sequence ATGAAAAAGTGGTTGAAAAAATTTAGAGCAGCTTTACTAACTGTAACAGTGTTAGCAGGCAACGTAAATTGCGTAACGGCTTTTGCCGCTGACTCAAAGGATTTTCGTGGTGTATGGATTTCAACGGTATACAGCGCAGACTACCCCTCGGTACAAAACAATATCAATGGTCAAAAAGCTGAATTCACACAGAAATTGGATAAGCTAAAGGCCATAGGAGTTAATGCAGTGGTGGTTCAGGTTAGACCGAAAGGTGATGCATTTTATGAATCAGACTTAAATCCTTGGAGTGCAGTTTTAACAGGAGTACAGGGAAAAGATCCCGGTTACGATCCTATGAAATTTATGATTGATGAAACCCATAAACGAGGCATGGAATTTCATGCGTGGATGAATCCCTATCGGATTACCACCTCTGGCACGGATTTAGCAGCTTTATCCTCCGATAATATGGCGAGAATGCACCCCGATTGGATTATAACCTATAATGGTGCTATGTATTATAACCCTGCAAAAACAGAAGTTAAAGAATATATCAGAGATACCGTTGGGGAGGTTGTGAAAAACTATAACGTAGATGCAATTCATTTTGATGACTACTTTTACCCCACAAATTACCCATTAGCGGAAGGTCAAACCAGAGACGGTACAGAAGCAAATGGGCGACGTCAACATGTTAATGACATGGTTCGTATGGTTAGTGAGAAAATCAAAGAAACGAACCCAAAGGTTCAGTTTGGAATAAGCCCTTTGGGCATATGGAAAAATAACAGCTCAGACCCTTCGGGTTCAGCAACAAATGGCGGTGAAGGCTATTATTCTGTTTATGGTGATGCAAAAACCTGGGTGGAAAAAGGCTGGATAGATTATATTACACCCCAACTTTACTGGGAACAAGGCAACGCATATGCTGATTATCAAACTCTCGTAAAATGGTGGAGTGATTTTGTAAAAAACACAGGTGTTACCCTTTATATCGGGCAAGGGATATATAAAGATGTTGTAGCGAAGGAGATTGCAGAGCAACTGAAAGTGAATGAAGGCTATAATGTAAGTGGAAGCATTTTCTTTAGTGCGAGAGATTTATTTGATGATCGCCAAGGTGCTGCCACGGCTTTAAAGAAATACTATAGTGCAGTTACACCAACGCAGCCTACAAAACCTGAATCACCAACTATCATTGAAAAGAAAAAGGCATACGCAACAAAAGCATCAATTACAGTAAACGGTGCTCCCGCAGCTTTCGAGGTGTATACCATTAACGATTATACCTACTTTAAGCTAAGAGATATCGCCAATTCCATTAGTGGCACAGCAAAACAATTTGATACTGTTTGGAATGATGAGGATGCATCCATCAATTTGTTGACAGGTTTAAGCTATTCCGGCACAACAGGGACGAGCGCTCTTGCAAAAGATACAACTGCAATCACATCAACTGCGAAGCTGTTTTTGGATGGCAATCAAGAAAACGTCAGCGCATTTACAATTAACGATTATACATATTATAAACTTAGAGATGTTGCAAAGCTTTTAGATGTAGGTGTAACTTGGGATGAGAAAACCTCTACCATCGGGATTGACACTACAAAATCCTACAAATAA
- a CDS encoding permease, with amino-acid sequence MMKKVLTILKRYRFFLFSLVILGILTTFKPQVGMKSAGISLFQLTQMLLVVPPVFILLGLLDVWIPRETMVKYMGENSGLKGMFLAFIIGSFAAGPLYGAFPIASVFMKKGVKFTNLMIFIGAWSTTKIPMLMFEMTYMGMKFALTRLAVDIPGIILIAFTLNRTLSKKEVEEIYKAAESLDI; translated from the coding sequence ATGATGAAAAAAGTGCTTACAATTCTCAAAAGATATCGTTTCTTTCTTTTCAGCTTGGTTATATTAGGCATCCTGACCACATTCAAACCTCAAGTGGGAATGAAAAGTGCAGGAATCTCCCTTTTTCAGCTTACGCAAATGCTTTTGGTTGTTCCTCCTGTGTTCATTTTATTAGGACTGCTGGACGTTTGGATTCCCAGAGAAACTATGGTTAAATATATGGGAGAAAATTCTGGGCTAAAAGGAATGTTTCTAGCCTTTATTATCGGCTCCTTTGCAGCAGGACCCCTTTACGGAGCGTTTCCCATTGCATCAGTCTTTATGAAAAAAGGGGTAAAATTTACAAATCTAATGATTTTTATTGGCGCTTGGTCCACCACAAAAATTCCTATGTTGATGTTTGAAATGACATACATGGGAATGAAATTTGCCTTGACTCGCCTCGCCGTGGATATCCCGGGAATTATTCTCATAGCTTTTACTCTAAATCGAACTCTCTCAAAAAAAGAGGTGGAAGAAATTTATAAAGCCGCCGAATCTCTGGATATATAA
- a CDS encoding MarR family winged helix-turn-helix transcriptional regulator: protein MQDNLELMDQFFLVNRLMHRYHHQKNRIAQKESFQGQGRILSLLLHNPGIRQKELSDWLDIRSQSIGEIIMKLEINGYITRIPSEKDRRAMCIYLTTEGEKAAQFMEKNIQEAVRVFDCLNDDEKNNLHQYLFRIISKLERITKEDVREI, encoded by the coding sequence ATGCAGGACAATTTGGAATTAATGGATCAATTCTTTCTAGTCAATCGGTTGATGCACCGGTATCATCATCAAAAGAATCGAATTGCCCAAAAGGAATCATTTCAAGGACAAGGGCGTATTTTATCCCTTTTGCTTCATAATCCCGGAATACGGCAAAAAGAGCTGTCGGATTGGCTGGATATACGCTCCCAGTCTATAGGGGAAATCATTATGAAACTGGAAATAAATGGTTACATCACCCGTATTCCCAGTGAAAAGGATCGGCGGGCCATGTGTATCTATTTAACAACAGAAGGGGAAAAAGCAGCACAATTCATGGAAAAAAACATTCAAGAAGCCGTGAGAGTCTTTGACTGCCTGAATGATGATGAAAAAAATAACTTGCATCAATATTTGTTTCGTATCATAAGTAAGCTTGAAAGGATAACAAAGGAGGATGTCCGAGAAATATAA
- a CDS encoding permease, giving the protein MDIQTYLFYFAAIIALVISFVKDKKKSMLALKKAWKSFENILPQVLSLLVIVGILLAVVNTDVISQLIGENSGWFGVVLAGSVGAITLIPPYVAFPTAALLVDAGAGYMQIGAFISTLMMVGLVTIPVEMKFFGKKLTLLRNLFAFIFSFFVAIIIRLVVGS; this is encoded by the coding sequence ATGGATATTCAAACCTATTTATTTTATTTCGCAGCAATCATCGCACTTGTTATTTCCTTTGTGAAGGACAAAAAAAAATCCATGCTTGCATTAAAAAAAGCATGGAAATCTTTTGAGAATATTCTTCCACAAGTTCTGTCCTTGCTTGTAATAGTAGGAATTTTGCTTGCAGTTGTAAATACAGATGTTATATCCCAGCTAATTGGTGAAAATTCAGGATGGTTCGGCGTAGTATTGGCAGGTTCCGTTGGGGCGATTACACTCATTCCCCCTTATGTTGCCTTCCCTACGGCAGCTCTACTGGTTGATGCGGGAGCCGGATATATGCAGATTGGGGCATTTATTTCTACCCTCATGATGGTAGGCTTAGTTACAATACCAGTAGAAATGAAATTTTTCGGTAAAAAGCTTACGCTGCTGAGAAATTTATTCGCCTTCATTTTCTCGTTTTTCGTTGCAATTATAATTCGTTTGGTGGTGGGTTCATGA
- a CDS encoding shikimate kinase encodes MRYGLIGEKLGHSFSKIIHEQLADYTYDLIPLSTEAFHHFMKQRDFHAINVTIPYKELVMPYLDCIDPKAAAIGAVNTVVHRGNKLYGYNTDYDGFRYMLMKHKVNPKGKKVLLLGRGGAAKACIAVVKDMGVEEVLTVYYKENPETITYQVCYESHRDAQIIINTTPVGMYPNTEESPIDLKGFGNLEAVVDVVYNPLRTKFVLDGFSKGVTAVGGLEMLIGQAKCAVEIFLGRKMENTLIQNLYTALLEERGNLVLIGMSGCGKTTLGKMAAERLGKVFVDIDEEIVMEIGMSIKEYFSKMGESSFRLIERAMVQKFSKQNGLVIATGGGVIKNEENIGDLKQNGRILWVKRDVSLLESGNGRPLAPDAEATARLYRERLPLYERAAEMVCNNNRTAEDGLKELLDKYNQLLS; translated from the coding sequence ATGAGATACGGCTTAATTGGAGAAAAACTTGGACATAGTTTTTCCAAAATCATACATGAGCAACTGGCAGATTATACATATGATTTAATTCCTCTTTCAACTGAGGCTTTTCATCATTTCATGAAACAAAGGGATTTTCATGCAATAAACGTCACAATCCCATATAAAGAACTCGTTATGCCATATTTGGATTGTATTGATCCCAAGGCGGCGGCAATCGGGGCGGTTAACACAGTTGTTCATAGAGGCAATAAACTTTACGGTTATAATACGGATTATGATGGTTTTCGTTATATGTTAATGAAGCACAAAGTAAACCCAAAGGGGAAAAAGGTCTTGCTTTTGGGTAGGGGAGGAGCGGCAAAGGCTTGCATCGCCGTTGTGAAAGACATGGGCGTAGAAGAGGTTCTTACTGTGTATTATAAAGAAAATCCAGAAACAATTACCTACCAAGTGTGTTATGAAAGCCACAGGGATGCACAAATCATTATCAATACCACTCCTGTTGGTATGTATCCCAACACCGAAGAAAGTCCTATTGATTTAAAAGGGTTTGGCAATTTGGAGGCGGTGGTTGATGTTGTATACAATCCCCTGCGGACAAAATTTGTTTTGGATGGATTTTCCAAAGGTGTGACTGCTGTGGGCGGCTTAGAAATGCTCATTGGCCAGGCTAAATGTGCAGTTGAAATTTTTTTAGGTAGAAAGATGGAAAATACTTTGATTCAAAACCTATATACAGCTTTATTGGAAGAGAGAGGCAACCTTGTACTCATTGGGATGAGTGGCTGTGGAAAAACTACCTTGGGCAAGATGGCGGCTGAACGTTTGGGAAAGGTTTTTGTGGACATCGATGAAGAAATTGTAATGGAAATTGGTATGTCAATCAAAGAGTACTTTTCAAAAATGGGTGAATCCTCATTCCGTCTTATAGAAAGAGCCATGGTTCAAAAGTTTTCTAAGCAAAATGGACTGGTTATTGCTACAGGGGGTGGTGTAATCAAGAATGAGGAGAACATTGGTGACTTAAAACAAAATGGTCGCATTCTTTGGGTAAAGAGAGATGTTTCTCTGCTGGAGAGCGGCAATGGCAGACCTTTGGCGCCCGATGCTGAAGCCACAGCTCGCTTATATCGGGAACGGCTGCCTTTATATGAAAGGGCGGCAGAGATGGTATGCAATAACAACAGAACTGCTGAAGATGGACTAAAGGAGCTATTGGACAAATATAATCAACTATTGAGTTAA
- a CDS encoding methyl-accepting chemotaxis protein, whose amino-acid sequence MRNFSISKKLSISFGIVIALNVITVVCAVFLGIYSIRNDFKNFYEKPFHATNYTQSVRRQIQGIQKDLAYMVIEEDPEKLKAWDEDIDTRSADLENLLTKLEGVLVQQEGKDKLAQIVADSPKRAEIRERVITAAYANDTELARRIINEEYIPAAQKARDLADEINNIAMETANNFYLKSEKSAQVVTLIIFTLFGASFLIAILMGLYIIKSIRKPLADIEAAAKDLAEGNLNAVVTYESKDEVGSLANSIRTLIENLNRYIANISYVLGRMADGDMTVKVDIDYQNDFSPIKLSMEQIIAALNETLTQIQISSKEVTAGADQVSSGAQSLSQGATEQASSIEELASNIAEISEQIKQNADGAKQVYDNVKETTDEIHLGNEQMQNLVAAMDEITNTSNEVQKIIRAIDDIAFQTNILALNAAVEAARAGAAGKGFAVVADEVRNLAGKSAEAAKNTTTLIDNTIIAVNNGTRLVDSVRESLNKIDEKGNRVIVLVQEIAETSQQQAEAAEQINIGVEQIASVVQTNSATAEESAASSEELSGQAEILQSQISNFKLR is encoded by the coding sequence ATGAGGAATTTTAGTATTAGTAAGAAATTGAGCATTTCGTTTGGGATAGTGATTGCTTTAAACGTAATCACGGTAGTTTGTGCTGTTTTTTTAGGGATATACTCTATTAGAAATGATTTTAAGAATTTTTATGAAAAACCTTTTCATGCAACCAACTATACTCAGTCAGTCAGAAGGCAGATACAAGGAATTCAAAAAGATTTAGCTTATATGGTTATAGAAGAAGACCCTGAAAAATTAAAGGCTTGGGATGAAGATATTGATACCAGATCTGCTGATTTGGAAAACTTATTGACAAAGCTTGAGGGTGTGCTGGTGCAGCAAGAAGGTAAAGATAAGTTGGCACAGATTGTAGCAGATTCACCAAAAAGAGCTGAAATTCGTGAAAGGGTTATCACTGCTGCTTACGCAAACGATACTGAATTGGCTAGACGTATTATTAACGAGGAATATATTCCAGCTGCACAAAAAGCACGTGACTTGGCAGATGAAATTAATAATATCGCAATGGAAACAGCAAATAATTTTTATCTTAAGTCGGAGAAATCCGCGCAAGTTGTTACTTTGATTATTTTCACATTGTTCGGCGCAAGTTTTCTTATTGCAATTCTTATGGGTTTATACATTATTAAAAGTATTCGTAAGCCTTTGGCAGATATTGAGGCTGCGGCGAAGGACTTGGCAGAAGGCAATCTAAATGCAGTCGTTACATATGAATCTAAAGATGAGGTTGGTTCTTTAGCCAACAGTATTCGTACTTTGATTGAGAACTTAAATCGTTATATAGCAAATATTTCTTATGTTCTTGGACGTATGGCTGATGGAGATATGACAGTAAAGGTGGATATTGATTATCAAAATGATTTTTCGCCCATTAAACTTTCCATGGAACAGATCATTGCTGCATTGAATGAAACCCTTACGCAGATTCAAATTTCTTCGAAGGAGGTTACGGCAGGTGCTGATCAAGTATCCTCTGGCGCACAGTCTTTATCTCAGGGAGCAACGGAGCAAGCAAGCTCTATCGAAGAGTTGGCATCCAATATTGCTGAAATTTCTGAGCAGATTAAACAAAATGCAGATGGCGCAAAACAGGTTTACGATAATGTAAAAGAGACCACGGATGAAATCCATCTGGGTAATGAACAAATGCAAAACCTTGTTGCTGCTATGGATGAAATTACAAATACCTCTAATGAAGTACAAAAAATTATTCGTGCCATCGACGATATTGCATTCCAAACAAATATTCTTGCGTTGAACGCAGCTGTTGAGGCTGCCCGTGCAGGTGCGGCAGGAAAAGGTTTTGCTGTTGTTGCGGATGAGGTGCGAAATTTGGCTGGTAAGAGTGCTGAGGCCGCTAAGAATACCACAACATTAATTGATAATACAATTATTGCTGTAAATAATGGCACCAGGCTGGTGGACAGCGTGCGGGAATCCTTAAATAAAATCGATGAGAAAGGCAATCGGGTTATTGTCCTGGTTCAGGAGATAGCAGAAACATCCCAACAGCAGGCAGAAGCAGCCGAGCAAATTAATATTGGCGTCGAACAAATTGCCAGTGTGGTTCAGACAAACTCTGCCACAGCAGAAGAAAGTGCCGCTTCCAGCGAAGAGCTTTCAGGTCAGGCTGAAATACTGCAAAGTCAAATATCGAACTTTAAATTAAGATAA